A window from Caulobacter sp. X encodes these proteins:
- a CDS encoding FAD-containing oxidoreductase, with protein MSAAERFDAIIIGAGQAGPSLAGRLTVAGQRVAMIERKDFGGTCVNTGCMPTKTLVASAYAAHVARRAQDYGVVLEGPVGVDMKKVWARQQTVVKNARGGVENWLRGMEGCTVIEGHARFESADTVRVGDRLLTAPKIFLNVGGRANVPDMPGVNDIPHLTNVGMMQLDVLPEHLVIIGGSYIGLEFAQMFRRFGSQVTIVEMGPRLISREDPEISDAIREILEAEGITIRLNAECIRFSPRDEGVCVHVTCEAGEPQVTGSHVLLAVGRRPNTDDLNLAAAGVETDKRGYVVVDDQLQTNVPGIWAMGDCNGKGAFTHTAYNDFEIVAANLLDNDPRKVSDRIPCYGLFVDPPLGRVGMTEAEARATGRPLLIGQRPMTRVGRAVEKGETQGFMKVVVDAETKQILGAAILGLNGDEAIHGMIDLMYAKAPYTTIQRAVHIHPTVSELIPTMLGELKPV; from the coding sequence ATGAGCGCGGCCGAGCGCTTCGACGCCATCATCATCGGCGCGGGCCAAGCCGGGCCATCCCTGGCCGGACGCCTAACCGTCGCTGGCCAAAGGGTGGCGATGATCGAGCGCAAGGATTTCGGCGGAACCTGCGTGAACACCGGCTGCATGCCGACCAAGACCCTGGTCGCCAGCGCCTACGCCGCACACGTGGCGCGTCGGGCCCAGGACTATGGCGTCGTGCTGGAAGGCCCCGTCGGCGTCGACATGAAAAAGGTCTGGGCGCGACAGCAGACCGTGGTGAAGAACGCCCGGGGCGGCGTGGAAAACTGGCTGCGCGGCATGGAGGGCTGCACGGTCATCGAGGGTCACGCCCGCTTCGAGAGCGCCGACACCGTGCGGGTCGGTGACCGATTGCTGACCGCGCCGAAAATCTTCCTGAACGTCGGCGGCCGCGCCAACGTGCCGGACATGCCGGGCGTCAATGATATTCCGCACCTGACCAATGTCGGCATGATGCAGCTCGACGTCCTGCCCGAACACCTGGTGATCATCGGCGGCAGCTATATCGGGCTGGAGTTCGCCCAGATGTTCCGGCGGTTCGGCAGCCAGGTGACCATCGTCGAGATGGGACCACGGCTCATCAGCCGCGAGGATCCGGAAATCTCCGACGCGATCCGCGAAATCCTGGAAGCGGAGGGGATCACCATCCGGCTCAACGCCGAATGCATCCGGTTCTCGCCGCGTGACGAGGGCGTCTGCGTGCATGTGACCTGCGAGGCGGGCGAGCCGCAGGTGACGGGATCCCATGTCCTGCTGGCGGTCGGACGGCGGCCGAACACCGACGACCTCAACCTGGCCGCCGCCGGCGTCGAGACCGACAAGCGCGGCTATGTCGTGGTCGACGACCAGCTGCAGACCAACGTCCCCGGGATCTGGGCGATGGGCGACTGCAACGGCAAGGGCGCTTTCACCCACACCGCCTACAACGACTTCGAGATCGTCGCCGCCAACCTGCTCGACAATGATCCGCGCAAGGTCAGCGACCGGATCCCCTGCTACGGCCTGTTCGTCGATCCGCCGCTAGGCCGGGTCGGCATGACCGAGGCCGAGGCCCGCGCCACGGGCCGTCCGCTGCTGATCGGCCAGCGCCCGATGACCCGCGTCGGCCGCGCGGTCGAGAAGGGCGAAACCCAGGGCTTCATGAAGGTGGTGGTCGACGCCGAGACGAAACAGATTCTCGGCGCGGCGATCCTGGGCCTGAACGGCGACGAAGCGATCCACGGCATGATCGACCTGATGTACGCCAAGGCGCCCTACACGACGATCCAGCGCGCGGTCCACATCCACCCAACGGTCTCGGAGCTGATCCCGACGATGCTGGGCGAACTGAAGCCCGTTTAG
- a CDS encoding DUF4126 family protein yields the protein MALYVFALLIGVVAGLRAMTAPAAAAWATRLGWLPLAGWPLAWLGGLIPVLILTALAALELVGDQLPQTPSRKVPVQFGTRIATGAFSGAALMMPSGHWLRGAAIGAVGAVIGTLGGAEVRGRLAARFGQDRPAALIEDAVAIGGALAIVALAR from the coding sequence ATGGCGCTCTATGTCTTTGCCCTTCTGATCGGGGTTGTCGCCGGCCTGCGGGCGATGACGGCGCCGGCCGCCGCCGCTTGGGCGACGCGGCTGGGCTGGCTGCCTCTGGCGGGTTGGCCGCTGGCCTGGCTGGGCGGCCTGATCCCAGTCCTGATCCTCACCGCTCTTGCGGCGCTGGAGCTGGTCGGCGATCAGCTTCCGCAAACGCCCAGTCGCAAGGTTCCCGTCCAGTTCGGAACGCGTATCGCCACGGGCGCCTTCAGCGGCGCGGCGCTGATGATGCCCAGCGGCCACTGGCTGCGCGGCGCGGCCATCGGCGCCGTCGGCGCGGTGATCGGCACGCTCGGCGGCGCGGAGGTTCGCGGTCGGCTCGCCGCACGCTTCGGCCAGGATCGTCCGGCCGCGCTGATCGAGGACGCGGTCGCCATCGGCGGCGCTCTTGCGATCGTGGCGTTGGCCCGATGA
- the metC gene encoding cystathionine beta-lyase, with amino-acid sequence MDEETRLIRKGLANHTLAKTVNPPIQRGSTVLLRDAASLYDDDQLTYGITGLATPSALQAALAELEGAEDVTLYPSGLAAITGALLAVLKASDEVLVVDSAYKPTRRFCDRLLSRFGVTTTYYDPALDAEALMALATPRTRLIVLEAPGSLTFEMQDIPAIAQAANARGIMTLIDNTWAAGFYFKPLAHGVTLSVQALTKYVGGHSDCFMGSVATSDKAVAALLGEAMWDIGWSVSPDDAYTMLRGLRTLATRLPRHQDNGLAVARWLQARPEVSRVLHPALPDDPGHAIWKRDFTGACGLFGVVLKPCTQSAAKAFLDSLKLFGLGFSWGGYESLALHCDPQLKFRSIPVNLEGPLLRFHVGLESVEDLKADLTQGFEALKA; translated from the coding sequence ATGGACGAAGAAACCCGCCTGATCCGCAAGGGCCTGGCCAATCACACGCTGGCCAAGACGGTCAATCCGCCGATCCAGCGGGGATCGACCGTACTGTTGCGCGACGCGGCGTCGCTGTACGACGACGACCAGCTGACCTACGGCATCACGGGCCTCGCGACCCCCAGCGCCCTGCAAGCCGCCCTGGCCGAGTTGGAAGGCGCCGAGGACGTCACGCTCTATCCGTCGGGCCTGGCGGCGATCACCGGCGCCCTGCTGGCGGTGCTGAAGGCCAGCGACGAGGTCCTGGTGGTCGACAGCGCCTACAAGCCCACGCGCCGGTTCTGCGACCGCCTGCTGTCCCGTTTCGGCGTGACCACGACCTACTACGACCCGGCTCTGGACGCCGAGGCCCTGATGGCGCTGGCGACGCCGCGCACGCGCCTGATCGTGCTGGAGGCGCCAGGCTCGCTGACCTTCGAGATGCAGGACATTCCCGCCATCGCCCAGGCGGCGAACGCGCGCGGGATCATGACCCTGATCGACAACACCTGGGCGGCCGGCTTCTACTTCAAGCCCCTGGCCCACGGCGTGACCCTCAGCGTCCAGGCCCTGACCAAATATGTCGGCGGCCACTCGGACTGCTTCATGGGTTCGGTGGCGACCTCGGACAAGGCTGTCGCCGCCCTGTTGGGCGAGGCCATGTGGGACATCGGCTGGTCCGTCTCGCCCGACGACGCCTACACCATGCTGCGGGGTCTGCGGACCCTGGCCACGCGTTTGCCGCGCCACCAGGACAATGGCCTCGCTGTCGCGCGCTGGCTGCAGGCGCGGCCCGAGGTGTCGCGGGTGCTGCACCCGGCCCTGCCCGACGATCCTGGCCACGCGATCTGGAAGCGCGACTTCACGGGCGCCTGCGGCCTGTTCGGCGTCGTGCTGAAGCCTTGCACGCAAAGCGCGGCCAAGGCCTTTCTTGATAGCCTGAAGCTGTTTGGGCTGGGCTTCTCCTGGGGCGGCTATGAGAGCCTGGCCCTGCACTGCGATCCGCAGCTGAAGTTTCGCTCCATCCCGGTGAACCTGGAGGGGCCGCTGCTGCGCTTCCATGTGGGGCTGGAAAGCGTCGAGGACCTGAAGGCTGATCTGACCCAAGGCTTCGAGGCCTTGAAGGCCTAA
- the sseA gene encoding 3-mercaptopyruvate sulfurtransferase gives MSTPSDPLVSTAWLAEHLDAPDVRVVDASWHMPAAQREPYKEFLAAHIPGAVFFDIDDIADETTDLPHMIPTPVKFASRVRKLGLGDGSRIVVYDSIGILPAARAWWHFRAMGHEDVVVLDGGLPKWIAEGRPIEDGPAAPQERHFTPRYQADIYRSLEQMREIVASGREQIIDARAAGRFEGRDPEPRAGLRGGHMPGARNIPLAAMIAPDGTMLPADKLKTVFETAGVDINKPIVSTCGSGITAAVVALALARMGKPRSAVYDGSWTEWGGLADTPVATGPAA, from the coding sequence ATGAGCACTCCGTCCGATCCGCTGGTCTCCACCGCCTGGCTGGCCGAACATCTCGACGCGCCGGACGTGCGGGTCGTCGACGCTTCGTGGCACATGCCGGCCGCCCAGCGCGAGCCGTACAAGGAGTTCCTGGCCGCCCACATTCCGGGCGCGGTGTTCTTCGACATCGACGACATCGCCGACGAGACCACCGACCTGCCGCACATGATCCCGACGCCGGTGAAGTTCGCCTCGCGGGTCAGGAAGCTGGGCCTGGGCGACGGCTCACGGATCGTCGTTTACGACAGCATCGGCATTCTGCCGGCCGCGCGCGCCTGGTGGCACTTCCGGGCCATGGGCCACGAGGACGTCGTGGTGCTGGACGGCGGCCTGCCCAAATGGATCGCCGAGGGCCGCCCGATCGAGGACGGTCCCGCCGCGCCGCAGGAGCGCCACTTCACGCCGCGCTACCAGGCCGACATCTACCGCTCGCTGGAGCAGATGCGCGAGATCGTCGCCAGCGGTCGCGAGCAGATCATCGACGCCCGCGCCGCCGGCCGCTTCGAGGGCCGCGATCCCGAACCCCGCGCGGGCCTGCGCGGCGGCCATATGCCGGGCGCGCGCAATATCCCGCTCGCGGCGATGATCGCGCCGGACGGCACGATGCTGCCGGCCGACAAGCTGAAGACCGTGTTCGAGACCGCCGGCGTCGACATCAACAAGCCCATCGTCTCGACCTGCGGCTCGGGCATCACCGCCGCGGTGGTCGCCCTGGCGCTTGCGCGGATGGGCAAGCCGCGGTCGGCGGTCTACGACGGCTCCTGGACCGAATGGGGCGGCCTCGCCGACACCCCCGTCGCCACGGGTCCGGCGGCCTAG
- a CDS encoding cysteine synthase A yields the protein MPFLPSVLDAIGNTPLIRLRRASEATGCEILGKAEFMNPGQSVKDRAALGIIRDAEAKGLLKPGGRIVEGTAGNTGIGLAMVASALGYKTTIVIPRTQSQEKKDAIRLLGAELVEVDAVPYSNPGNYVRYSGRLAEELAKTEPNGVIWANQFDNVANREAHYLGTGPEIFEQTEGKVDGFICAVGSGGTLAGVAAALRERKPDVKIGLADPHGAALYSWYKDGELKSEGSSISEGIGQGRVTANLEGLTIDHPFRVSDEEMLKVLYDLVMHEGLCLGGSAGINIAGAVKLAKELGPGHTIVTVLCDHGSRYQSKLFNPDFLKEKGLPTPPWM from the coding sequence ATGCCCTTCCTCCCCAGCGTTCTCGACGCCATCGGAAACACGCCGCTGATCCGCCTGCGCCGCGCCAGCGAGGCGACCGGCTGCGAGATTCTGGGCAAGGCCGAGTTCATGAACCCAGGCCAGTCGGTCAAGGACCGCGCCGCCCTGGGGATCATCCGCGATGCGGAGGCCAAGGGTCTGCTGAAGCCCGGCGGCCGCATCGTCGAGGGCACCGCTGGCAACACCGGCATCGGCCTGGCCATGGTCGCCTCGGCCCTGGGCTACAAGACCACCATCGTCATTCCCCGCACCCAGAGCCAGGAGAAGAAGGACGCCATCCGCCTGCTGGGCGCCGAGTTGGTCGAGGTCGATGCGGTTCCATATTCGAACCCGGGCAATTATGTCCGCTATTCCGGACGCTTGGCCGAGGAACTTGCCAAGACCGAGCCCAATGGCGTGATCTGGGCCAACCAGTTCGACAATGTCGCCAACCGCGAAGCCCACTACCTTGGGACGGGCCCGGAAATCTTCGAGCAAACAGAGGGCAAGGTCGACGGCTTCATCTGCGCTGTCGGCTCGGGCGGCACCCTGGCCGGCGTCGCGGCGGCCCTTCGCGAACGCAAGCCCGACGTGAAGATCGGCCTCGCCGACCCGCACGGCGCGGCGCTCTACAGCTGGTACAAGGACGGCGAGCTGAAGTCCGAGGGCAGTTCGATCAGCGAGGGCATCGGCCAGGGCCGCGTGACCGCCAATCTGGAAGGCCTGACTATCGACCATCCCTTCCGCGTGTCCGACGAGGAAATGCTGAAGGTGCTCTACGACCTCGTCATGCACGAGGGTCTATGCCTGGGCGGCTCGGCGGGGATCAACATCGCCGGAGCCGTGAAGCTGGCCAAGGAACTCGGGCCCGGCCACACGATCGTGACCGTGCTGTGCGACCACGGCTCGCGCTACCAGTCCAAGCTGTTCAACCCCGACTTCCTTAAGGAAAAGGGCCTGCCGACGCCGCCCTGGATGTAG
- a CDS encoding cryptochrome/photolyase family protein: protein MSNSKGALRLVLGDQLSESLSALNDIDPARDVVLMVESVAEATAWKHHKQKLVLVWSAMRQFAERLRAKGLSVRYVTLDDPANTRTIAGEVTRALGEGAFDRLVRTVCGKWSLEQALLSLEVGVPVETREDDRFLCSRAEFAGWAEGRRELRMEFFYREMRRRTGLLMDADKPAGGRWNFDPENRKKLPKGVRPPKRLRTPSNATTQAVIDMVSKGFEDHFGTLDAFGWPTNREEAEAALQHFLDHMLPEFGDWQDAMAWEQPFLWHGLISPALNIGLLDPLDICRRAEAVWREGRAPLNAVEGFIRQIIGWREFVRGVYWLKMPEYGRRNALEAEGKLPWFFWSGETDMACVADAVRSARDHAYAHHIQRLMVTGNLAMLLGVHPDAVDDWYMVVFADAYEWVEMPNTRGMATFADGGIVGSKPYAASGAYIDRMSDYCKGCRYDVKQRLGDDACPFNALYWDFIDRHAERLAGNGRMLMPLKTLNGMDETERRAFREKAAALRTQMGV, encoded by the coding sequence GTGAGCAATTCGAAAGGCGCTCTGCGACTGGTCCTGGGCGACCAGCTGTCGGAAAGCCTGTCGGCGCTGAACGATATCGATCCCGCGCGCGACGTCGTGCTGATGGTCGAGAGCGTCGCCGAGGCCACCGCCTGGAAGCATCACAAGCAGAAGCTGGTCCTGGTCTGGTCGGCCATGCGCCAGTTCGCCGAGCGGCTGCGCGCGAAGGGCCTGAGCGTCCGGTATGTCACGCTCGACGATCCCGCCAACACCCGCACCATCGCCGGAGAGGTGACCCGCGCGCTGGGCGAGGGCGCTTTCGACCGCCTGGTCCGCACCGTCTGCGGCAAGTGGAGTCTGGAACAGGCGCTGCTGTCGCTGGAGGTCGGCGTTCCGGTCGAGACGCGCGAGGACGATCGGTTTCTGTGCTCTCGCGCCGAATTCGCGGGCTGGGCCGAGGGGCGACGCGAGCTACGGATGGAGTTCTTCTACCGCGAGATGCGCCGGCGCACCGGCCTCCTGATGGACGCCGACAAGCCGGCCGGCGGGCGCTGGAACTTCGACCCGGAGAACCGCAAGAAGCTGCCGAAGGGCGTGCGGCCGCCCAAGCGCCTGCGGACTCCGTCGAACGCAACCACCCAGGCCGTCATCGACATGGTCTCGAAGGGCTTCGAGGACCACTTCGGAACGCTCGACGCGTTCGGTTGGCCGACCAATCGCGAGGAGGCTGAAGCAGCGCTGCAGCACTTCCTGGACCACATGTTGCCGGAGTTCGGCGACTGGCAGGACGCCATGGCCTGGGAGCAGCCGTTCCTGTGGCATGGCCTGATCTCGCCGGCCCTGAACATCGGCCTGCTGGACCCGCTGGACATTTGCCGACGGGCCGAGGCGGTCTGGCGCGAGGGGCGGGCGCCGCTGAACGCGGTCGAGGGCTTCATCCGCCAGATCATCGGCTGGCGCGAGTTCGTGCGCGGCGTCTATTGGCTGAAGATGCCGGAATACGGCCGCCGCAATGCACTTGAGGCCGAGGGCAAGCTGCCGTGGTTCTTCTGGTCGGGCGAGACCGACATGGCCTGCGTCGCCGACGCGGTGCGCTCAGCCCGCGACCACGCCTACGCCCATCACATCCAGAGACTGATGGTCACCGGCAATCTCGCCATGCTGCTGGGCGTGCATCCCGACGCGGTCGACGACTGGTACATGGTAGTGTTCGCCGACGCCTATGAGTGGGTTGAGATGCCGAACACGCGCGGCATGGCGACCTTCGCCGACGGCGGCATCGTCGGCTCCAAGCCTTACGCCGCCAGCGGCGCCTATATCGATCGGATGAGCGACTACTGCAAAGGCTGTCGCTATGACGTCAAGCAGCGGCTGGGCGACGACGCCTGTCCGTTCAACGCCCTCTACTGGGACTTCATCGACCGCCACGCTGAGCGCCTGGCCGGCAACGGCCGCATGCTGATGCCGCTGAAGACGCTGAACGGCATGGATGAGACCGAGCGCCGCGCCTTCCGCGAGAAGGCGGCGGCGCTCAGAACTCAGATGGGCGTCTAG